A single genomic interval of Zingiber officinale cultivar Zhangliang chromosome 4A, Zo_v1.1, whole genome shotgun sequence harbors:
- the LOC121973676 gene encoding protein RESPONSE TO LOW SULFUR 4-like — protein MAAALEVAELRRRNVELERAAMESRHKEVVLGRELEWTRERLRVAEEAEERLCGEIGELEAEAVVQAREYRRRIEALSHRLGSALDLLASAGLYLSPDS, from the coding sequence ATGGCGGCGGCGTTGGAGGTGGCGGAGCTGCGGCGGCGGAACGTAGAGCTGGAGCGCGCGGCCATGGAAAGCCGGCATAAAGAGGTGGTGCTGGGGCGGGAGCTGGAGTGGACGCGGGAGCGGCTCCGGGTGGCAGAGGAGGCGGAGGAGCGGCTGTGCGGCGAGATTGGTGAGCTGGAGGCGGAGGCGGTCGTGCAGGCGCGGGAGTACCGCCGCCGAATCGAGGCGCTCTCCCACCGCCTCGGCTCCGCCCTCGACCTCCTCGCCTCCGCCGGCCTCTACCTCTCCCCGGACTCTTGA
- the LOC121972788 gene encoding cytochrome P450 84A1-like, which produces MALVFTDLLANFLLPALAVLLFVTASKLRRRNKLPFPPGPPPLPVIGNMLIMDQLTHRGLAKLSELYAAGVGLIHLRLGARRVFVVSTPEMARQVLQVQDAVFANRPATIAIAYLSYDRADMAFANYGPFWRQMRKLCVVKLFSKKRAESWTPVREEVAAAVQAVAEKAVSGAAVNIGELSFKLTMRITYRAAFGTQQSSDARHQDEFIAIISEFSKLFGEFNVSDFFPWFSWLDPQGFNKRLKVAREALDKFIDKIIDEHMANPKAPDATDGDMVDEMLVFLDEAAGAGAGGRGAAEKDELMLGNFKLSRDHIKALIMDVMFGGTETVASGIEWAMAELLNSPNDLRRLQEELAAVVGLDRPVRESDLEKLPFLKCVTKETLRLHPPIPLLQHQTVADAEVSGYFLSADSRVLVNVWAIGRNEALWKGASEFRPARFAPGGEAEGLDFKGGFFEYLPFGSGRRSCPGMQLGLLGLELAVAQFVHCFDWTLPAGMKPGEIDMGDVFGLTTPKAVKLVASPRPRLTHALIAGSDRSSAGRDYL; this is translated from the exons ATGGCGTTGGTGTTCACGGATTTGTTGGCCAATTTTCTTCTGCCGGCCTTGGCGGTGCTGTTATTCGTCACGGCGTCGAAACTGCGCCGGCGGAATAAACTGCCGTTTCCGCCGGGGCCTCCGCCGCTGCCGGTGATCGGCAACATGCTGATCATGGACCAGCTGACGCACCGCGGCCTGGCGAAGCTGAGCGAGCTCTACGCCGCCGGCGTGGGGCTGATCCACCTGCGTCTGGGGGCCCGGCGGGTGTTCGTGGTGTCAACGCCGGAGATGGCGCGGCAGGTGCTGCAGGTGCAGGACGCTGTTTTCGCCAACCGGCCGGCGACGATCGCCATCGCCTACCTGAGCTACGACCGCGCCGACATGGCCTTCGCAAACTACGGACCGTTCTGGCGCCAGATGAGAAAGCTCTGCGTCGTCAAGCTCTTCAGCAAGAAGCGCGCCGAGTCATGGACTCCG GTGAGGGAGGAGGTGGCTGCTGCGGTTCAGGCCGTTGCAGAGAAGGCCGTTTCCGGCGCCGCCGTAAACATCGGCGAGCTCAGTTTCAAACTCACGATGAGAATCACATACCGGGCGGCGTTCGGGACGCAACAGAGCAGCGATGCCAGGCACCAGGACGAGTTCATAGCCATCATATCGGAGTTCTCCAAGCTCTTCGGCGAGTTCAACGTCTCCGACTTCTTCCCCTGGTTCAGCTGGCTCGATCCGCAAGGCTTCAACAAGCGCCTCAAG GTCGCCAGGGAAGCGCTGGATAAGTTCATCGACAAGATCATCGACGAGCACATGGCCAACCCGAAGGCCCCGGATGCGACTGACGGAGACATGGTGGACGAGATGCTAGTGTTCCTGGACGAGGCTGCCGGCGCCGGCGCTGGGGGCAGAGGAGCGGCGGAGAAGGATGAACTGATGTTGGGGAACTTTAAGTTGTCGAGGGACCACATCAAGGCCCTAATCATG GACGTGATGTTTGGGGGAACGGAAACGGTGGCCTCCGGGATCGAGTGGGCGATGGCGGAGCTACTGAACAGCCCCAACGACTTGCGACGCCTGCAGGAAGAACTCGCCGCCGTGGTCGGCCTAGACCGGCCAGTCCGCGAGAGCGACCTCGAGAAGCTGCCCTTCCTCAAGTGCGTCACCAAGGAGACTCTCCGCCTCCACCCTCCGATCCCGCTTCTTCAGCATCAGACGGTGGCGGACGCGGAGGTGTCGGGGTATTTCCTCTCTGCGGATTCAAGGGTGCTAGTCAACGTCTGGGCCATCGGGCGcaacgaggcgctgtggaagggCGCGTCTGAGTTCCGGCCGGCGCGGTTCGCGCCGGGGGGCGAGGCGGAGGGACTGGACTTCAAGGGAGGCTTCTTCGAGTACCTGCCCTTCGGGTCTGGCCGGCGGTCGTGTCCCGGGATGCAACTGGGACTGCTGGGGCTTGAGCTGGCGGTGGCGCAGTTTGTGCACTGCTTCGACTGGACGCTGCCCGCCGGGATGAAGCCCGGCGAGATCGACATGGGAGACGTCTTCGGGCTGACGACGCCCAAGGCGGTGAAGCTCGTGGCTTCCCCCCGCCCGCGGCTCACCCATGCGCTGATCGCGGGCAGCGACCGATCATCCGCCGGCCGtgattatttataa
- the LOC121972790 gene encoding protein FAR-RED IMPAIRED RESPONSE 1-like: MEKGKNDSNEIGDNNDHRDQDPSPSSVNEVKLPEIGMTFSSEEEVRTFYNSYAQNVGFGICKLGGRNGDDGKQKYFSIGCAKNGRKVSQAKNILYPRPSTKTNCKAKINVAIRNDGNFVITSLCLEHNHILSPGKSRHFRCNKVLDSAIKRKLELNDQAGITLSKSFQSFVVEAGGYENLTFDERKCRNYISEARRLRLGDGDAEALSTYFCRMQSRNLNFFYVLDLDGESRIRNIFWADARCRAAYEYFSDVVTFDTTYLTNSYDMPFAPFVGVNHHGQSILLGCGLLSSEDSTTFIWLFKSWLTCMLGHAPKAIITDQCRAMTIAIQEVFPNSHHRLCLWHIMKKLPAKLGGHAQYKMIKKQLKNIVYNSLTVDECDENWLKMIEEFNLENNDWLKSLHEERNRWIPVYVKDNFWAGMSTSQRSESMNAFFDDYVHSKTSLKQFVEQYDNALKKKIENEKHLDFISFNSTMPVILGHSIEKQFQNAYTNNLFKLFQDEIRGLMFCDASLLKEEGTILIFEVVETILGKNGEPVREVSFRVHYTELDCKLKCVCRLFEFRGILCRHVIKVLIRMKVTEVPMNYIMDRWRKDIKRGYQSISNIYDDYVCDGERQRYNILTPLIQEIQQLGAKNDDNCSMLVEILKDTKEKLIVNDLEHSRAEQLKGVSTFGAKAIHSPLKVRSRGRPPTKRKQSKIEQIVKKSVAKARKKVFLFGAEDSPIAGLVLDSVFSNLFDLIMLVGVL; encoded by the exons atggaaaAAGGGAAAAATGATTCAAATGAGATAGGGGATAACAATGACCATAGAGATCAAGacccatctccatctagtgtaaaTGAAGTTAAGCTTCCTGAGATTGGAATGACATTTTCATCTGAAGAAGAAGTTCGTACTTTTTATAATTCCTATGCTCAGAATGTTGGTTTCGGTATTTGCAAATTAGGCGGTAGAAATGGAGATGATGGAAAGCAAAAATATTTCTCTATTGGATGCGCAAAAAATGGTAGGAAAGTATCTcaagcaaaaaatattttataccctAGACCTTCTACCAAGACGAATTGCAAAGCTAAGATTAATGTTGCTATTCGAAATGATGGGAACTTTGTGATTACTAGTCTATGCCTTGAACATAATCATATCTTGAGTCCtgggaagtcacgacattttagatgtaataaagtATTGGATTCAGCTATAAAGAGAAAATTAGAGTTAAATGATCAAGCTGGAATAACTTTAAGCAAAAGTTTTCAATCATTTGTAGTTGAGGCTGGAGGCTATGAGAATTTGACatttgatgagagaaagtgtagAAATTATATTTCAGAAGCTAGAAGGTTGAGGTTAGGGGATGGAGATGCTGAAGCTTTGAGTACTTATTTTTGTCGCATGCAAAGTAGGAACTTAAACTTTTTTTAtgtgcttgatttagatgggGAATCTCGAATAAGAAATATTTTTTGGGCAGATGCAAGATGTAGGGCTGCGTATGAGTACTTTTCTGATGTGGTGACTTTTGATACAACCTATTTGACTAATAGTTATGATATGCCATTTGCTCCATTTGTTGGGGTGAATCATCATGGTCAATCTATTCTGCTGGGATGTGGATTATTATCAAGTGAAGACTCAACAACTTTCATATGGTTGTTCAAATCTTGGTTGACATGTATGCTCGGACATGCTCCAAAGGCTATAATCACAGACCAATGTCGTGCCATGACAATTGCAATTCAAGAGGTATTTCCAAATTCGCATCATCGTCTGTGTCTTTGGCATATCATGAAAAAGCTTCCAGCAAAATTaggtggtcatgctcaatacaaaatgataaagaaacaatTGAAAAACATTGTTTATAACTCACTTACAGTTGATGAGTGTGATGAGAATTGGTTGAAAATGATTGAGGAGTTTAATTTGGAAAACAATGATTGGTTGAAATCTTTGCATGAAGAACGGAATAGATGGATACCTGTATATGTTAAAGATAACTTTTGGGCAGGTATGTCCACATCTCAAAGAAGTGAAAGTATGAATGCATTTTTTGATGACTACGTCCATTCTAAAACATCCTTGAAGCAATTTGTTGAGCAATATGATAATGCTTTGAAGAAGAAGATTGAGAATGAAAAACATTTggattttatttcttttaattctaCCATGCCAGTTATTCTTGGTCATTCTATtgaaaaacaatttcaaaatgcctacactaacaacttatttaagttgttccaagatGAAATAAGAGGATTGATGTTTTGTGATGCCTCATTATTGAAGGAAGAAGGGACCATTTTAATATTTGAAGTAGTAGAAACTATTTTGGGAAAAAATGGAGAACCCGTAAGAGAAGTTTCCTTTAGGGTACATTATACAGAGTTAGATTGCAAATTGAAATGTGTGTGCCGCCTATTTGAGTTTCGGGGAATATTATGTAGGCATGTGATTAAAGTGTTGATAAGGATGAAGGTGACTGAGGttcctatgaattatattatggatcGATGGCGCAAAGATATTAAGCGTGGGTATCAAAGTATTAGTAACATCTATGATGATTATGTTTGTGATGGAGAAAGACAGCGGTATAATATTCTCACTCCATTGATACAAGAGATTCAACAACTTGGTGCAAAAAATGACGACAATTGTTCTATGTTAGTGGAAATCTTGAAGGACACGAAGGAAAAATTGATTGTTAATGATCTTGAGCATTCAAGGGCTGAGCAACTGAAAGGAGTATCTACATTTGGTGCAAAAGCAATACACTCTCCATTAAAAGTAAGATCTCGAGGTCGTCCCCCCACAAAGAGAAAACAATCTAAGATTGAACAAATTGTGAAGAAATCAGTTGCAAAGGCCCGAAAAAAAG TGTTCCTTTTTGGAGCAGAAGATTCTCCTATTGCTGGCTTGGTGTTGGATAGTGTCTTCTCAAATTTATTTGATCTTATAATGCTTGTGGGTGTTTTGTAA
- the LOC121971182 gene encoding uncharacterized protein LOC121971182: MFFSIDERFYQVPIVDCTHKCVHDIYCSSDEESVSSIALAITYWQEWKNSSLIRRVLLLSLFGPRVGTRLISYCYRVGGRLILECSKCLCMYARKICAEMQCFLFSVQRTLLGSSVDIGWLQRTKQLPVVEDGTTRFMELLHDVRNGVHCLPNNLVYLLIPGLFSNHGSLYFVNTKRCFSKMGLTCHIAKIHSEASVEKNSWELKQYIEELYWGSGKRVMLLGHSKGGVDAAAALSIYWSDLSDKVAGLALVQSPYGGCPIASDILREGQVAGQEARRIMEFIICKIIKGDMRSLEDLTYEKRKDFISKHTLPLGQIPLISFHTEASIAPGVLATMSHIAHAELPWLLPLPHFLRWFESENFGGKVPVILPASAAMAITALHMKLRYGEPSDGLVARCDAEVPGSVVVRLEKKLDHSWMVYSSLNKDQLEPDASEMCEALLTMLVEIGRTKKMQGDQVENSII, from the exons ATGTTTTTTTCCATTGACGAAAGATTCTACCAAGTTCCAATCGTTGATTGCACTCACAAGTGCGTACATGACATTTATTGCTCTTCCGATGAAGAATCAGTTTCATCCATTGCTTTAGCCATAACATATTGGCAGGAATGGAAAAACTCATCCTTGATACGCCGAGT ATTATTATTGTCACTATTTGGTCCCAGAGTAGGAACTAGATTGATCTCATATTGTTACAGAGTAGGAGGTAGATTGATATTAGAATGTTCGAAATGCTTATGCATGTATGCCAGAAAAATTTGTGCAGAAATGCAGTG CTTTCTATTCAGTGTGCAAAGAACCTTGCTGGGGTCTTCTGTTGATATTGGGTGGTTGCAGAGGACCAAACAATTACCCGTAGTGGAGGATGGTACAACACGTTTCATGGAACTGCTTCATGATGTCAG AAATGGTGTTCACTGCCTTCCTAACAATCTGGTTTATTTGTTGATTCCTG GCCTTTTCAGTAACCATGGTTCGTTGTACTTTGTAAATACTAAACGATGTTTTTCCAAGATGGGTCTAACTTGTCATATTGCCAAGATCCATAGTGAG GCTTCCGTGGAGAAAAATTCATGGGAGCTCAAGCAATACATTGAGGAACTGTACTGGGGATCGGGAAAGCGGGTGATGCTTCTCGGACATAGCAAAGGCGGTGTCGATGCAGCAGCAGCACTTTCGATCTATTGGTCCGACCTCAGTGACAAGGTTGCTGGATTAGCACTTGTTCAGAGCCCTTACGGTGGTTGTCCCATTGCTTCTGATATCCTGCGAGAAGGTCAGGTTGCCGGCCAGGAGGCTCGACGGATCATGGAATTTATCATATGCAAAATAATCAAG GGGGATATGAGATCTTTAGAGGATCTTACTTACGAAAAGAGAAAGGATTTCATCTCAAAGCACACGCTTCCTTTGGGACAAATCCCACTAATTTCATTCCACACGGAAGCTAGCATTGCTCCTGGAGTTCTTGCCACAATGTCTCACATCGCCCATGCTGAGCTCCCATGGCTCCTTCCCCTTCCTCATTTCCTACGGTGGTTTGAATCTGAAAATTTTGGCGGGAAAGTTCCTGTCATCCTCCCTGCATCTGCTGCAATGGCAATTACTGCATTGCACATGAAGTTACGGTACGGAGAGCCAAGCGATGGACTGGTGGCGAGGTGCGATGCGGAGGTTCCTGGGTCAGTGGTTGTTAGACTAGAGAAGAAGCTCGACCATTCGTGGATGGTTTACTCATCCCTCAATAAGGACCAGCTTGAGCCGGATGCTAGTGAGATGTGTGAAGCTCTACTAACCATGCTCGTAGAGATTGGAAGGACAAAGAAGATGCAGGGAGACCAAGTGGAGAACTCCATTATCTAA